CAAGCTGATGCTCGGCTTCGGCGACCACGTCCAACTGTCCGTTTTCCTGTGCGAACTCAGCGACAGAGAACGGGCAATCCTGGAGGGGCGGCTCTCGGAGATCATCCACCACCGGGAGGACCAGGTGATACTGGTGCGTCTCGGCCCGGCCACCCCGGAGTCC
This Acidobacteriota bacterium DNA region includes the following protein-coding sequences:
- the cas2 gene encoding CRISPR-associated endonuclease Cas2; protein product: MRHQFVIAYDIADAKRLRQVYKLMLGFGDHVQLSVFLCELSDRERAILEGRLSEIIHHREDQVILVRLGPATPESDTRILSLGRPYSVRERRSVVV